The Methanothermobacter tenebrarum genome has a window encoding:
- a CDS encoding rhodanese-like domain-containing protein: MIFEIIKSEGISHNSYFLGSEGEAAIIDPRRDIDIYLKLARKHDISIRYIFETHRNEDYTIGSLELAKYVDAEILHGSKLNFKYGTKVIEGDTFKLGSLELEVLETPGHTYESISILVRDKTTDKPMIIFVGDVLFPGEVGRVDFFGEEKIPETASLLYESLHEKILPLGDHVIVCPAHTAGSVCGAQIRDQDLTTIGYEKLTNPLLKLDKESFIEHKKNEKVYTPPYFKRMEKNNLEGAPLENPHLEPLNVQEFNGMIKEGAQLVDVRNPTSFCGGHIPGSLNIWSSGFPAFAGYFLDYEDPIIIVDESGSNEFVRRSLIRLGYDNKYGYLQGGFPNWYINGMKCDNLEAWTVDRLKSQIDKGGDFFILDVRKHADREKYPIEGSKHCWVGEIPEKLDNIPENVVVYCDSGYKSTMAASFLKINGYKNVKTLLGGITAWIKRGYPIKK, encoded by the coding sequence ATGATATTTGAGATAATAAAATCCGAGGGAATATCACACAACTCCTATTTTTTAGGATCAGAAGGCGAAGCCGCCATCATAGACCCTAGAAGAGACATTGACATCTACCTAAAACTTGCAAGAAAACATGATATAAGCATCCGTTACATATTCGAAACCCACAGAAACGAAGATTATACCATAGGCTCCCTAGAACTTGCAAAATATGTTGACGCCGAAATACTACACGGAAGCAAACTAAACTTCAAATACGGGACCAAAGTAATCGAAGGAGACACATTCAAACTAGGCTCCCTAGAACTCGAAGTTTTAGAGACTCCAGGGCATACATATGAGAGCATATCCATCCTCGTGAGGGATAAAACCACAGACAAACCCATGATAATATTTGTTGGTGATGTGCTCTTCCCAGGAGAAGTTGGAAGAGTCGACTTTTTCGGGGAAGAAAAAATACCAGAAACCGCAAGCCTACTCTACGAAAGCTTACATGAAAAAATATTACCATTAGGTGATCATGTTATAGTCTGCCCAGCGCACACCGCCGGTTCAGTCTGCGGCGCCCAGATAAGAGACCAGGACCTCACAACCATAGGATATGAAAAATTAACAAATCCCCTCTTAAAATTAGACAAAGAAAGCTTCATAGAACATAAAAAGAACGAAAAAGTTTACACACCACCATACTTCAAGAGGATGGAAAAAAACAACCTCGAAGGAGCCCCACTAGAAAACCCACACCTAGAACCATTAAATGTCCAAGAATTCAATGGTATGATAAAAGAAGGGGCTCAACTAGTGGATGTTAGGAATCCCACAAGCTTCTGCGGAGGTCACATACCAGGAAGTCTGAATATCTGGAGCAGTGGCTTCCCAGCATTCGCAGGATACTTCTTAGATTATGAAGATCCGATAATCATAGTAGATGAAAGCGGATCCAACGAGTTTGTGAGAAGATCCCTTATAAGACTAGGATATGATAACAAGTATGGTTATCTGCAGGGTGGATTCCCCAATTGGTACATTAATGGAATGAAATGTGACAACCTGGAAGCATGGACTGTAGACCGGCTTAAATCCCAAATTGATAAAGGTGGAGACTTCTTCATCTTAGATGTTAGGAAACATGCAGATCGTGAAAAATATCCTATAGAAGGCTCCAAACATTGCTGGGTTGGTGAAATCCCAGAAAAATTGGATAATATCCCTGAAAATGTAGTTGTCTACTGTGATTCAGGTTATAAATCAACCATGGCAGCAAGTTTCCTTAAAATAAACGGTTACAAGAATGTTAAAACTCTCCTTGGGGGGATAACCGCTTGGATAAAAAGAGGTTATCCTATCAAAAAATAA
- a CDS encoding pyridoxamine 5'-phosphate oxidase family protein, which translates to MGIVKIPLMSKEEYDEFISENFMSRIAFSGEYPYIAPFIYVFDGEHLYFLSTKYGRKIELLKNNPYVAVEIEEFEPDLSSYKFVTLQGQIVEVTDQDEKNRVRGMFADMIKEKGLSRKVLKALGHSPEDPLACLVKMERSYVWKLVDVVDITGIKSGE; encoded by the coding sequence ATGGGGATTGTTAAAATACCCTTAATGTCAAAGGAAGAATACGACGAGTTTATAAGCGAGAATTTTATGAGCAGGATAGCCTTCAGTGGAGAATACCCCTATATAGCACCTTTTATTTATGTGTTTGATGGGGAACATTTGTACTTCCTGTCAACTAAGTATGGGCGGAAAATCGAACTTCTAAAAAACAACCCATATGTTGCGGTGGAGATAGAAGAATTCGAACCAGACCTTTCAAGTTACAAATTCGTGACACTACAAGGCCAGATAGTCGAAGTGACAGACCAGGATGAAAAGAATAGGGTTAGGGGAATGTTCGCAGACATGATCAAGGAAAAAGGCCTTTCTAGGAAGGTGCTTAAGGCCTTGGGCCATTCCCCTGAAGATCCGCTGGCATGTCTTGTTAAAATGGAAAGATCCTATGTCTGGAAACTCGTAGATGTGGTTGATATAACCGGTATAAAAAGTGGAGAGTGA
- a CDS encoding UbiA family prenyltransferase gives MKAYIEILRPVNAFMAVVSIILMALIGWKFNLKVLLAAAVVFMATGAGNVINDYFDYEIDAINRPGRPIPSGRIRREVAGVYAMGLFILASMFGFYLGSLPGFIVAGSSLLMIYYAHTLKRECFIGNFVVSFLTGLSFVFGGIIVGETVKAAYIGLYAFLMTMAREIIKDMEDIEGDKMEGAKTLPIKYGHKTSSIIAAIFIFIASLTSPILYIIKIFSILYIPILAIAIIVFLKAAFKILSDPRRETATRVSKQIKIGMGITFIAFALGSETLTKIILGI, from the coding sequence ATGAAAGCTTATATAGAAATATTAAGGCCAGTTAATGCCTTCATGGCTGTGGTTTCAATCATTTTAATGGCCCTTATAGGATGGAAATTCAATTTAAAAGTCCTATTAGCGGCTGCTGTTGTTTTCATGGCCACTGGGGCTGGTAATGTCATTAATGATTATTTTGATTATGAAATCGATGCCATAAACAGGCCTGGGAGGCCTATACCTTCTGGCCGGATTAGAAGGGAGGTTGCAGGTGTCTATGCGATGGGACTTTTCATTTTAGCTTCCATGTTCGGTTTTTATCTGGGTTCGCTGCCAGGTTTTATAGTGGCTGGAAGTTCACTGCTTATGATATACTATGCCCATACCCTTAAAAGAGAATGTTTCATCGGCAACTTTGTAGTATCATTCTTAACAGGCCTAAGTTTCGTATTCGGGGGTATAATAGTCGGTGAAACAGTTAAAGCAGCTTATATAGGATTATATGCCTTTCTCATGACCATGGCGAGGGAGATAATCAAAGACATGGAAGATATAGAAGGAGATAAAATGGAAGGAGCTAAAACACTACCAATAAAGTATGGTCACAAAACTTCAAGTATAATAGCCGCTATTTTCATCTTCATAGCCAGCCTAACAAGCCCCATACTCTACATTATAAAAATATTCAGCATACTCTACATTCCAATTTTGGCAATAGCAATAATAGTATTCCTAAAGGCCGCATTCAAGATTTTATCAGATCCCAGGAGAGAAACCGCCACTAGGGTTTCCAAGCAGATAAAAATAGGGATGGGAATAACCTTCATAGCCTTCGCACTAGGAAGCGAAACATTAACAAAAATAATATTGGGAATATAG
- a CDS encoding diacylglycerol/polyprenol kinase family protein: MILNDILGLALVYVYVAILLFIADKFQDLNVSRKFVHIMVGNILFILPVFKSWWVMTFLAAAPFIPLTFLISPYSPIKMEHKVSSYGHGLGLVYYSISWTLLALLFFDRPWIIGIGIAAMSYGDGLASLIGEKYGRRKYNVLGDVKSVEGSLAMFITLLITLPLILLYYVQPIEWPIIFAIAATATMIEGVTPKGLDNITACMGSVAVYLLI, from the coding sequence ATGATACTCAATGATATACTTGGCCTGGCATTAGTATATGTTTATGTTGCAATTTTACTTTTCATAGCTGATAAGTTCCAAGATTTGAATGTTAGTCGCAAATTTGTACATATAATGGTTGGTAATATCCTCTTTATATTACCAGTCTTTAAAAGTTGGTGGGTTATGACATTCCTCGCAGCAGCACCTTTCATCCCATTAACTTTCCTTATAAGCCCATATTCCCCCATTAAAATGGAACATAAAGTATCATCCTATGGTCATGGCCTTGGACTCGTATACTACTCAATCTCTTGGACCTTACTCGCACTATTATTCTTTGATCGTCCATGGATCATCGGAATCGGAATCGCAGCAATGTCATATGGTGACGGCTTAGCATCACTCATCGGCGAAAAATATGGCAGAAGAAAATACAACGTCCTAGGGGATGTTAAAAGTGTGGAAGGATCCCTTGCAATGTTCATCACACTCCTAATAACACTACCCCTAATCCTACTCTATTATGTACAACCCATAGAATGGCCTATAATATTTGCCATAGCAGCCACGGCCACAATGATAGAGGGGGTCACGCCAAAAGGACTTGACAATATAACAGCGTGCATGGGATCAGTGGCAGTTTACCTCCTAATCTAA
- a CDS encoding thymidylate kinase, with amino-acid sequence MRFIVIDGLDGAGKDTHGKLIKKRYENMGEKVIFRSHPEDDNPYGRKAKKALLEGGKINHLKASIYYALDVIRSLRLYYWSNPGADTIIFVRYLMGVAYLPSTLSRILYHIFSFIFPTTEYMFFLDVSPQESLRRLQERNEHEMFENIEDLRRVRQKALRLAKNWHIINTEESIKQVQKKINKILDKLDQRRIK; translated from the coding sequence ATGAGGTTCATAGTTATTGACGGATTAGACGGCGCCGGTAAAGACACGCACGGAAAACTCATAAAAAAGAGATACGAGAATATGGGGGAAAAGGTTATATTCAGGTCTCATCCAGAGGATGACAACCCATATGGCCGAAAAGCGAAAAAAGCTCTGCTTGAGGGTGGGAAAATAAATCATCTAAAAGCGAGCATATATTATGCATTGGATGTTATAAGATCCCTCAGATTATACTATTGGTCGAATCCAGGTGCCGATACTATCATATTTGTAAGATATCTTATGGGAGTGGCATATCTACCATCAACACTATCAAGGATATTATACCATATCTTCTCATTTATCTTTCCCACTACAGAATACATGTTTTTCCTTGACGTTTCACCCCAAGAATCTTTAAGGCGTCTTCAAGAAAGGAATGAACATGAAATGTTCGAAAACATTGAAGATCTCAGGCGAGTCCGCCAAAAAGCCCTTAGATTAGCCAAAAATTGGCATATTATAAACACTGAAGAGTCCATAAAACAAGTTCAAAAGAAGATTAACAAAATCTTGGATAAACTCGACCAAAGGAGGATAAAATGA
- a CDS encoding MBL fold metallo-hydrolase produces MKITCLIEDNGPGQFKVEHGLSLHIDQFNLLFDMGQSHSFIENAQELGISISKVQCAIISHGHYDHGGGLAHFLEENNSANIYIGNGAFSKRYADDNGSWRYIGLDRRLSDNPRIKSLKGDTTLFIGCDILVDIRDFFSPPIGNRKLYRISEDGVVKDDFRDEIVLIMESEDGLIVLTGCSHRGILNIIETIKRKYGKPIKALIGGFHIEAKEALNLLEPFKNIKEIYTGHCTSKEAYNILKENLENIKPLHTGTQIKIR; encoded by the coding sequence ATGAAGATAACATGTCTCATAGAAGATAATGGTCCCGGCCAATTCAAGGTTGAACATGGATTATCACTACACATAGACCAGTTCAATTTATTATTTGACATGGGACAATCCCATTCCTTTATTGAAAACGCCCAAGAACTTGGCATAAGCATATCCAAGGTACAATGCGCTATAATCTCTCATGGACACTATGATCATGGGGGAGGCCTAGCCCACTTCCTTGAAGAAAATAACAGTGCGAACATTTACATTGGCAATGGCGCTTTTTCCAAAAGATACGCTGATGATAATGGGTCATGGCGTTATATTGGCTTGGACAGGAGATTATCTGACAATCCTCGGATAAAAAGCTTAAAAGGGGACACTACACTGTTTATCGGCTGCGATATACTAGTTGATATTCGGGATTTCTTCTCACCGCCAATAGGTAATCGTAAACTTTACAGGATATCAGAAGATGGGGTTGTAAAAGATGATTTCAGGGATGAGATAGTCTTAATCATGGAATCAGAGGATGGTCTGATAGTTTTAACCGGATGTTCCCATCGTGGCATCCTTAACATAATAGAGACGATAAAAAGAAAATATGGCAAACCTATAAAAGCCCTCATAGGGGGCTTCCACATAGAAGCCAAAGAGGCCCTAAACTTACTAGAACCATTCAAGAACATAAAAGAAATCTATACTGGACATTGCACATCAAAGGAAGCATACAATATACTAAAAGAAAACCTAGAAAATATAAAACCCCTCCATACAGGAACCCAAATAAAAATCAGATAA